The following are encoded together in the Malaya genurostris strain Urasoe2022 chromosome 3, Malgen_1.1, whole genome shotgun sequence genome:
- the LOC131438547 gene encoding zinc finger protein 706-like, whose protein sequence is MARGHQKIQSQQKAQEKAAKMKKQQGHGLSDQMKAAQKALVFSCAVCKSQMPDPKTYKQHFENKHPKSELPADLKDV, encoded by the exons ATGGCCCGAGGACATCAAAAAATTCAATCGCAGCAAAAAGCCCAGGAGAAGGCAGCTAAGATGAAAAAGCAACAGGGTCATGGACTAAGTGATCAGATGAAGGCAGCTCAAAAAGCACTCGTATTTTCTTGTGCTGTGTGTAAG TCTCAAATGCCGGATCCCAAAACCTATAAACAACATTTCGAGAACAAGCATCCCAAATCCGAGCTTCCTGCGGATCTAAAAGACGTATAA
- the LOC131436227 gene encoding zinc finger protein 706-like yields MARGHQKIQSQQKAQEKAAKLKKQQGHGLSDQMKAAQKALVFSCAICKSQMPDPKTYKQHFENKHPKSELPADLKDI; encoded by the coding sequence ATGGCTCGCGGACACCAGAAAATTCAATCACAACAAAAAGCACAAGAAAAGGCGGCCAAATTGAAAAAACAGCAAGGACACGGCTTAAGTGATCAGATGAAGGCAGCTCAAAAAGCGTTGGTATTTTCGTGTGCCATTTGTAAATCGCAGATGCCTGACCCAAAAACCTACAAGcagcattttgaaaacaaaCATCCCAAGTCAGAACTACCAGCGGATTTGAAGGACATTTAA